A single window of Actinoallomurus bryophytorum DNA harbors:
- a CDS encoding DEAD/DEAH box helicase, translated as MLVAHATWHGGALCLWAEDPALPDTSRVRVTPKPHPFAAADLHGTSYAALTAGAMRVELTLLLPGSAAGPFPSPELAREPSSRRPAPHPWRVPALALDPFAAMALLGSADDAEDIVRGADLRFFALVADEAMHLAERGRVLPALVREDGDLTARWRPVITGADAERFRELARAMPPACRAAGDGRAAAEVLLEALTGLADATVRGIVPHPLLAERTGRVPDRLPLAERWAEALTGPDPAVAREPGDDPGALAAELDSWAAAALRPSGPLRVCFRLGEPPQDDPGGPWTVQFALQGTDDPSLYVPAGAIWTGDAASVAGAEETLLAGLGRALRLYPQITEALRVATPTSVTTDAEGAFRFLRESAPLLSAAGFGVQLPQWAGRARLGMKLTTRTKTDPGATVSSGFGLGDLVDFRWDLALEGEDLTEEELTELARLKAPLVRLRGKWVELDDAQLTKALEFLSRGRAGEMSAAQAVRAVIHAGDDTLPLMEIDADGGLGDLLSGQADRRLEPIPTPDSFEGTLRPYQERGLAWLAFLDDLGLGAVLADDMGLGKTTQTLALLATRAPYRSERGPTLLIGPMSLVGNWQREAARFTPKLRVYVHHGGGRHRGEELEEAVRGADLVLTTYGTATRDREALSAIAWDRVVCDEAQALKNSGTRQAQAVRSIPARGRIALTGTPVENHLTELWSIMEFANPGLLGPRQAFRERFATPIEAHGDEEAAAALGRATGPFILRRLKTDKTIITDLPDKQEIKVWCNLTPEQASLYQATVEDMLDRISASSGMERRGLVLATMAKLKQVCNHPAHLLKDGSRLPGRSGKLERLEEICAEVVAEGEKALVFTQYSEFGTMLQPHLEARLGRPVLWLHGGTTKRRRDELVRRFQEDTEPAVFLLSLKAAGTGLNLTAANHVVHVDRWWNPAVEDQATDRAFRIGQTKNVQVRKFICVGTMEERVDEMIERKKALAERIVGTGEGWLTELSVAELRDVVRLGPEAVSA; from the coding sequence ATGCTGGTCGCGCACGCCACCTGGCACGGTGGTGCGCTGTGCCTGTGGGCCGAAGATCCCGCGCTGCCCGACACCAGCCGCGTACGCGTGACCCCGAAACCGCACCCGTTCGCCGCCGCCGACCTGCACGGCACCTCCTACGCGGCACTGACCGCCGGGGCCATGCGCGTCGAGCTGACGCTGCTGCTGCCGGGCTCGGCCGCCGGTCCCTTCCCTTCTCCGGAGCTGGCGCGCGAGCCGTCCTCCCGGCGGCCGGCCCCGCATCCCTGGCGGGTGCCCGCGCTGGCCCTCGACCCGTTCGCGGCGATGGCGCTGCTCGGCTCGGCCGACGACGCGGAGGACATCGTGCGCGGGGCCGACCTGCGGTTCTTCGCACTCGTCGCCGACGAGGCGATGCACCTGGCCGAGCGCGGCCGGGTGCTGCCCGCGCTGGTCCGCGAGGACGGCGACCTGACCGCACGATGGCGGCCGGTGATCACCGGCGCCGACGCCGAGCGCTTCCGTGAGCTCGCCCGCGCGATGCCGCCGGCCTGCCGCGCGGCCGGCGACGGGCGTGCCGCCGCCGAGGTGCTGCTGGAGGCGCTGACCGGCCTGGCCGACGCGACCGTACGCGGCATCGTCCCCCACCCTCTGCTCGCCGAGCGCACCGGCCGCGTCCCCGACCGGCTGCCCCTCGCCGAGCGCTGGGCCGAGGCCCTGACCGGCCCCGACCCCGCGGTCGCGCGCGAGCCCGGCGACGACCCCGGCGCCCTCGCCGCGGAGCTGGACTCCTGGGCGGCGGCCGCGCTCCGCCCGTCGGGCCCGCTGCGCGTCTGCTTCCGGCTCGGCGAGCCGCCGCAGGACGATCCCGGCGGCCCCTGGACGGTGCAGTTCGCACTACAGGGCACCGACGACCCGAGTCTCTACGTCCCGGCCGGCGCGATCTGGACCGGCGACGCCGCCTCCGTGGCCGGCGCCGAGGAGACGCTCCTGGCCGGCCTGGGACGTGCGCTGCGCCTCTACCCGCAGATCACCGAGGCGCTGCGCGTCGCCACGCCGACCAGCGTCACCACGGACGCCGAGGGTGCGTTCCGCTTCCTGCGCGAGTCCGCGCCGCTGCTGTCGGCCGCCGGGTTCGGCGTGCAACTGCCGCAGTGGGCGGGCCGTGCCCGGCTGGGCATGAAGCTCACGACCCGTACGAAGACCGATCCGGGGGCCACGGTCTCGTCCGGGTTCGGCCTCGGCGACCTGGTGGACTTCCGATGGGATCTGGCGCTCGAGGGCGAGGACCTCACCGAGGAGGAGCTGACCGAGCTGGCGCGGCTGAAGGCCCCGCTGGTCCGGCTGCGCGGCAAATGGGTCGAGCTGGACGACGCCCAGCTCACCAAGGCGCTGGAGTTCCTGAGCCGTGGCCGTGCGGGTGAGATGAGCGCCGCCCAGGCCGTACGCGCCGTGATCCACGCGGGCGACGACACCCTGCCGCTCATGGAGATCGACGCCGACGGGGGGCTGGGCGATCTGCTGTCCGGCCAGGCCGACCGCCGCCTGGAGCCGATCCCCACGCCGGACAGCTTCGAGGGGACGCTGCGCCCGTACCAGGAGCGCGGCCTGGCCTGGCTGGCCTTCCTCGACGACCTGGGTCTGGGCGCGGTGCTCGCGGACGACATGGGCCTTGGCAAGACCACACAGACGCTCGCGCTGCTCGCGACACGGGCGCCCTACCGGAGTGAACGCGGGCCGACTCTGCTCATCGGGCCGATGTCGCTCGTCGGCAACTGGCAGCGGGAGGCGGCGCGCTTCACGCCGAAGCTGCGGGTCTACGTCCATCACGGCGGCGGCCGGCATCGCGGCGAGGAGCTGGAGGAGGCCGTACGGGGCGCCGACCTGGTGCTCACGACCTACGGCACCGCGACCCGAGACCGGGAGGCGCTCTCCGCCATCGCATGGGACCGGGTGGTCTGCGACGAGGCGCAGGCGCTGAAGAACAGCGGCACCCGGCAGGCCCAGGCGGTGCGGAGCATCCCGGCGCGCGGCCGGATCGCGCTCACCGGCACCCCGGTCGAAAACCACCTGACCGAGCTGTGGTCGATCATGGAGTTCGCCAACCCGGGGCTGCTCGGGCCCAGGCAGGCGTTCCGTGAGCGGTTCGCCACGCCGATCGAGGCCCACGGCGACGAGGAGGCCGCGGCGGCGCTCGGCCGGGCCACCGGGCCGTTCATCCTGCGCCGGCTGAAGACCGACAAGACGATCATCACCGACCTGCCGGACAAGCAGGAGATCAAGGTCTGGTGCAACCTCACCCCTGAGCAGGCGTCGCTCTACCAGGCGACCGTCGAGGACATGCTCGACCGCATCTCCGCGAGCTCGGGCATGGAGCGGCGCGGCCTGGTCCTGGCCACCATGGCCAAGCTGAAGCAGGTCTGCAACCACCCCGCCCACCTGCTCAAGGACGGCTCGCGGCTTCCTGGGCGCTCGGGAAAGCTGGAGCGCCTGGAGGAGATCTGCGCCGAGGTGGTCGCCGAGGGCGAAAAGGCCCTCGTCTTCACTCAGTACTCCGAGTTCGGCACGATGCTGCAGCCGCACCTGGAGGCCCGCCTCGGCCGGCCGGTGCTGTGGCTCCACGGCGGCACCACCAAGCGGCGCCGCGACGAGCTCGTACGACGTTTCCAGGAGGACACCGAGCCCGCCGTCTTCCTGCTGTCGCTGAAGGCCGCCGGCACCGGGCTCAACCTCACGGCCGCCAACCACGTCGTCCACGTCGACCGCTGGTGGAACCCCGCGGTCGAGGACCAGGCCACCGACCGGGCGTTCCGCATCGGCCAGACCAAAAACGTCCAGGTCCGCAAGTTCATCTGCGTGGGCACCATGGAGGAGCGCGTCGACGAGATGATCGAACGCAAGAAGGCCCTGGCCGAGCGCATCGTCGGCACCGGCGAGGGCTGGCTCACCGAGCTGTCCGTCGCCGAGCTGCGCGACGTGGTCCGCCTCGGGCCCGAGGCGGTGAGCGCCTGA
- a CDS encoding enoyl-CoA hydratase/isomerase family protein: MGEFVRLEVSGAVATIRLDRPKMNAVNAQLRDELAEAARAADADPAVRAVILYGGERVFAAGADIKEMAELSYAETTEHCRALQNALNTVARIGAPVVAAITGYALGGGLELALCADFRVAGESAKVGQPEIQLGVIPGAGGTQRLPRLIGPSRAKDLIFTGRHVKADEALAIGLVDKVVPDDQVYDAAKEMAARYANGPAVALRAAKEAVDAGLEVDLATGLEIERLHFAGLFATEDQKIGMRSFVEDGPGKAEFTGR, translated from the coding sequence GTGGGAGAGTTCGTACGTCTCGAGGTCTCAGGCGCGGTGGCGACGATCCGGCTGGACCGGCCGAAGATGAACGCCGTCAACGCCCAGCTGCGTGACGAGCTCGCGGAGGCCGCCCGCGCCGCCGACGCCGACCCGGCCGTACGCGCCGTCATCCTCTACGGCGGCGAGCGCGTCTTCGCGGCGGGCGCCGACATCAAGGAGATGGCCGAGCTGTCGTACGCCGAGACGACCGAGCACTGCCGTGCCCTCCAAAACGCGCTGAACACCGTCGCGCGGATCGGCGCGCCGGTGGTGGCCGCGATCACCGGGTACGCGCTCGGCGGCGGGCTCGAGCTCGCGTTGTGCGCCGACTTTCGTGTCGCGGGCGAGTCGGCCAAGGTCGGGCAGCCGGAGATCCAGCTCGGCGTCATCCCCGGTGCCGGGGGCACCCAGCGGCTGCCGAGGCTGATCGGCCCGTCTCGTGCCAAGGACCTGATCTTCACCGGCCGGCACGTCAAGGCGGACGAGGCGCTCGCCATCGGGCTCGTCGACAAGGTCGTACCGGACGACCAGGTGTACGACGCCGCCAAGGAGATGGCAGCCCGGTACGCCAACGGCCCGGCCGTCGCGCTGCGGGCCGCCAAGGAGGCGGTCGACGCCGGTCTGGAGGTCGACCTCGCCACCGGCCTGGAGATCGAGCGGCTGCACTTCGCGGGCCTGTTCGCCACCGAGGACCAGAAGATCGGAATGCGCAGCTTCGTCGAGGACGGTCCGGGGAAGGCCGAGTTCACCGGCCGCTGA
- a CDS encoding heavy metal-binding domain-containing protein: MTQQLPPTAQARLNQARRGGTWTSSLSVGEFAGLRSRGFEPVGQVMGSTVHNLGWWYRAPTYCGYSTGLFGTGTSRTVTSGMQSAWGGFSTYIDTLYQARHVAMGRMAAECAALGGDGVVAVELTIAPFQGAAHHLEFQAVGTAVRAVGNVRPGRVFMSHLSGQEFAKLIESGWVPVDLVMGASVGVRHDDWRTGWSTGTFAPAQEVAGWTELVSVTRHEARAHFLADTARTGADGVVVSDIEFHVRERECSYNDEQRDHIVETTLIGTAIAEFRTAHHPPSSLTIMRL, translated from the coding sequence GTGACCCAGCAGCTGCCGCCCACCGCGCAGGCCCGGCTCAACCAGGCCAGGCGAGGGGGCACCTGGACCTCCAGTCTGAGCGTCGGCGAGTTCGCCGGCCTGCGCTCCCGCGGGTTCGAGCCGGTCGGCCAGGTGATGGGGAGCACGGTCCACAACCTCGGGTGGTGGTACCGCGCGCCGACCTACTGCGGCTACAGCACCGGCCTGTTCGGCACCGGCACGTCGCGCACCGTCACGTCCGGCATGCAGAGCGCATGGGGCGGTTTCAGCACCTACATCGACACGCTCTACCAGGCCCGCCACGTCGCGATGGGCCGGATGGCCGCGGAGTGCGCGGCGCTCGGCGGCGACGGTGTCGTGGCGGTCGAGCTCACCATCGCGCCGTTCCAGGGGGCTGCGCACCACCTGGAGTTCCAGGCCGTCGGCACCGCCGTACGCGCCGTCGGGAACGTCCGGCCCGGCCGTGTCTTCATGTCCCACCTGAGCGGCCAGGAGTTCGCCAAGCTGATCGAGAGCGGCTGGGTGCCGGTCGACCTCGTGATGGGCGCCTCGGTGGGCGTACGCCACGACGACTGGCGTACCGGCTGGTCCACCGGCACGTTCGCCCCCGCCCAGGAGGTGGCGGGCTGGACCGAGCTGGTCTCGGTCACCCGGCACGAGGCACGCGCGCACTTCCTCGCCGACACCGCGCGCACGGGGGCCGACGGGGTCGTGGTGTCCGACATCGAGTTCCACGTACGCGAACGCGAGTGCTCCTACAACGACGAACAGCGCGACCACATCGTCGAGACGACGCTCATCGGCACGGCGATCGCCGAGTTCCGCACCGCCCACCACCCGCCTTCATCGCTGACGATC
- a CDS encoding SWIM zinc finger family protein gives MPMYGPPRPVEGGIRARTERGTIGEEWWSRRFIDVLESFADSGRLGRGRSYARKGQVVGLKVDAYEVTAQVQGSREEPYDVAIGIDVIDEPTWEAIEEALASQAVFRARLLAGEMPPEIEDVFAAFGIPLFPGASGDMHIMCSCPDWGEPCKHAAAVLYLLAEAFDDDPFLILTWNGRTRERLLAGLRRLDSAEAAATADPLEIEETPLTERLDDFWTPAAIRDRPPAPPMPPGLLLKLLDPPKVKVRRRDLTDVLRPAYDALGETRGPA, from the coding sequence ATGCCCATGTACGGTCCCCCGCGCCCGGTCGAGGGCGGCATCCGCGCCCGCACCGAGCGCGGCACGATCGGCGAGGAGTGGTGGTCGCGCCGCTTCATCGACGTGCTGGAGTCCTTCGCCGACTCCGGGAGGCTCGGCCGCGGCCGGTCGTACGCGCGCAAGGGCCAGGTGGTCGGCCTGAAGGTCGACGCGTACGAGGTGACGGCCCAGGTGCAGGGCTCGCGCGAGGAGCCGTACGACGTGGCGATCGGCATCGACGTCATCGACGAGCCGACCTGGGAGGCGATCGAGGAGGCGCTGGCGTCCCAGGCGGTGTTCCGCGCGCGGCTGCTGGCCGGGGAGATGCCGCCGGAGATCGAGGACGTCTTCGCCGCGTTCGGCATCCCGCTGTTCCCGGGAGCGTCCGGTGACATGCACATCATGTGCAGCTGCCCCGACTGGGGCGAGCCGTGCAAGCACGCCGCCGCCGTGCTCTACCTCCTGGCCGAGGCCTTCGACGACGACCCGTTCCTGATCCTCACCTGGAACGGCCGTACCCGCGAACGGCTCCTCGCCGGCCTGCGCCGCCTGGACTCGGCCGAGGCCGCCGCGACCGCCGACCCGCTGGAGATCGAGGAGACGCCGCTCACCGAGCGTCTGGACGACTTCTGGACCCCGGCCGCGATACGCGACCGCCCGCCCGCTCCCCCGATGCCGCCGGGACTGCTGCTGAAGCTGCTCGACCCCCCGAAGGTCAAGGTGCGCCGCAGGGATCTCACCGACGTGCTGCGCCCCGCGTACGACGCGCTCGGCGAAACCCGGGGGCCTGCGTGA